From the Paenibacillus sp. FSL H8-0548 genome, one window contains:
- a CDS encoding LamG-like jellyroll fold domain-containing protein — translation MKSMNSFYSKRFMRKMMSLLLVFALVTGYLPVWTSKVLAEDAIPAASDKVTIIEVEEDGFTHPGVGLTKAVLDNMREQIIAQKKPWYSYYVQMTGSAHASKAFSSSLFASSNPDGTDNPKSNAVGGKEAFVTDGLRAYTQAIMYYITGDEAYRANAMRIIRLWEQMDPSKYTYFVDSHIHMGIPLNRMTTAAEILRYSSSDDADPKWAWTEEDTERFTNNLINPMITTFMFSNGRFMNQHLYSLIGSMSGHIFTNNTEKYAEAVEWFTVNESAVDQWQNGAIKQLFRLVDKNDDTGEAVNPPVVQHVEMGRDQAHGAGDITNVEILSRLLDAQGTKVDPEEGTISTADDAVNIYNFLDDRILKAADYFAQFMLGYDTPWIPVKARINEFGDEIIYKELSGAYRGRIGGNVYGQYYYYKYNLGMDISEVAPYYTAMFNMRLPYYWESPDGGADYWMFIPAEAAEEGTSTLPKVSANPNINDIELRFSSLDAHSAIKQEGDISYVEITATEGGSRGAIIASSTAAKTVGLKVRTNGTAKLEINGWSDSAVVLPDTNGEWKYVIFTMSDYQGLGDVIYFNVTGSGTTVDIDHLHLTADIQFTPPVFKSGKTTLRLFGYVGSQATLQYDFSATDAGQGDTVTYKMDNKPEGAQFDEDTGEFSWQPQQTGTYPIVVSATDGTSVTARNVSITVGNNREAAVEGAIASYDQETSYISASLDIYNSRYTDVLDSLSSASDDEFYQKLIHLNEAVQGLQLLTPLMQDGSMNYLDMVSFSTFGTQLANLMDGKPDSFAGYYLAENLGYTMDFGTGFRVSADAFELQVRASFPERISGVTFFGSNDKENWSRLTPGLTEMNEDMQRLEVAEEFRDQQFRFIKVQMIDRVGGSVGIELSELRIFGERHELINKLELVSITSPQNVLKRIVMGNNIELKFKTSESIQDVRVQIQNLDVEATTSDNINWTAQMIAGSNVEPGKLKFSINYKTAGGLDGAETIFTTDDSFLILADETELLDDILEIADLKDSSLRNPTDLLNHAKMLFDGDPDSLTDFRVGGNGAGGFITFDFKLGGQARLSKVEILARQDNNFGRVNGVVVQGSNDNTTWTNISQPAIGIRDWQTLMITSNEPYRYIRIFNGNNWFGNMSELRLHGKVTVSIDVLIADADSIASDQFTKGSYYLFSQEVSRIKAQLEKPERDEELLIYDIKKANSLLVSYTGGVDKTLLELFVDKAVAAQNVGIYSSESLQLLQTAVESADLIVENADASQEDVDEASDSMQDALESLEYMPGMPVLEGLEDLTVNAEQSVVFTVEAVNAAEVVYGVIGDLPAGASFNAQTGAFTWTPAREQGGTHDITFSAAVGELSSSRTITITVKGQPALNPVGPVERTTRARELLTYEVSATDPTGGTLVYSAAGLPFGAKLDAKTGVFTWTPAQTDYGIHQVTFTVSNTKFSVSQTLILNVELHIFASADFTKGSYYLYEEKAERIESEIGQPGANKQQLLTELEQAEGLLVRKPLSLYSLDGNLDNTFGSTAGVAFGSPSYVEGKTSQAIQLNGSNQYVQLPASHALANYDEITLATWVYWDLNGQWQRIFDFGNGTNQYLFLTPRSGDNTLRFAIKNGGAEQFVQTSQLVTNQWVHVAVTLGNNNAKLFVNGEEKASAGMTIKPRDFKPSLNYIGKSQFADPLFSGKLDEFVIYNRALSTEEIGELYNGNVKWRDDSLLELLLTDAADHDLEWYTEDSWAALQVAIAEAQQLLESAGSTQQQIDEASDSMQQALEQLALIPSIVGLDTVEVVTVVGIPPELPSMVNAVYNTEAVVSVQVVWNSIDPVLYSTPGSFSITGVVDGTLLPVIAHVTVLDPDASLPPTNLYASDITADSMVLNWTASGGNVAVIGYDILTDGQLSGTVTGSTYNYNLSDLEPNTSYTFKVVAVDEAGNRTPSAEYTTKTLSSLDQVPPTAPTGLTAGTITANSLVLGWTASIDDVGVVRYDVYQGDNKAGSVTGSTYSYSVTGLAASTSYTFKVIAFDAAENHSASEPYTVMTASAPQQDSGIGSTAPPISRQEEPIVEGNQIKVKPVVKEGAAQAVLSSESLNKAIANAMQSKEQTLLIILKSEEQASSIKVELPSDAWLKAKQEGIKSIVIESGLVSFTIAIDAITVLPDQAKLTLTIEAVDISELPASLSEALKDKPVYDFSLSIDGQSTGAFKGDKAVEVRIPYLPNVDEQISSLVAAYINDLGHLEIVRNSKFDAKAGVLVFYAKHFSKYAIVANPVVFTDTDSYSWAQKSINALATRQIIVGTGDGQFSPERAVTRAEFLKMLMEAYDLVQPGHTATYNDVKSGQWYSDAVATAQAIGIVSGYEDGSFGLNRAITREEMAVIAVRVLTAAGIELEKTREAVLFKDANQIADYAAAAVRILGEAGFIEGKGANSFAPKAQTIRAEAATLIANMLGLN, via the coding sequence ATGAAAAGCATGAATAGTTTTTATTCAAAACGATTTATGAGAAAAATGATGAGCTTGTTGCTGGTTTTTGCGCTTGTCACGGGTTATTTGCCTGTTTGGACAAGCAAGGTGTTGGCCGAAGATGCAATTCCAGCCGCGTCTGACAAAGTGACCATTATAGAAGTTGAAGAAGATGGTTTTACTCACCCTGGTGTAGGGTTAACGAAAGCGGTTTTGGACAATATGCGCGAACAAATTATTGCCCAAAAGAAGCCGTGGTATTCTTACTATGTTCAGATGACCGGTTCTGCACACGCATCCAAGGCGTTTTCTTCAAGTCTGTTCGCCAGTTCCAATCCTGACGGCACAGACAATCCGAAGTCTAATGCAGTGGGCGGCAAGGAGGCTTTTGTCACTGACGGATTGAGAGCGTATACACAAGCGATTATGTATTATATCACCGGCGATGAAGCTTACCGTGCAAATGCTATGAGAATTATACGGCTATGGGAGCAAATGGACCCAAGTAAGTATACTTATTTTGTGGATTCACACATTCATATGGGGATTCCACTCAACAGAATGACGACTGCTGCAGAAATTTTGCGGTACTCAAGCTCAGATGATGCAGATCCGAAATGGGCGTGGACAGAAGAGGATACAGAGAGGTTTACCAACAATCTGATCAATCCGATGATCACGACATTTATGTTTTCCAATGGAAGATTCATGAACCAGCATCTTTATTCACTGATCGGCTCCATGTCCGGCCACATTTTTACGAATAATACGGAAAAATATGCGGAGGCCGTAGAATGGTTTACCGTCAACGAGAGTGCGGTTGATCAATGGCAGAATGGCGCCATCAAACAATTGTTCCGCTTGGTGGATAAGAATGACGACACCGGCGAGGCTGTTAACCCTCCGGTCGTTCAGCATGTGGAGATGGGACGGGATCAAGCCCATGGTGCAGGAGATATTACCAATGTGGAGATTTTGAGCCGATTATTGGATGCTCAGGGTACAAAAGTCGATCCTGAAGAGGGGACAATTTCCACAGCTGACGATGCCGTTAATATTTATAATTTTTTGGATGATCGAATACTGAAAGCGGCTGATTATTTTGCCCAATTCATGTTGGGTTATGATACCCCTTGGATTCCAGTAAAGGCACGCATCAATGAGTTTGGAGATGAGATAATTTACAAAGAATTATCAGGGGCATATCGAGGACGCATTGGCGGCAACGTCTATGGCCAGTATTACTATTACAAATATAATTTGGGAATGGATATATCAGAGGTCGCGCCATACTATACGGCAATGTTTAATATGCGGCTTCCCTATTATTGGGAATCTCCGGATGGAGGAGCCGATTATTGGATGTTCATTCCGGCAGAGGCTGCAGAAGAAGGGACATCTACGCTTCCCAAGGTTTCAGCAAACCCCAATATTAATGACATTGAATTGCGATTCTCAAGCCTTGATGCTCATTCAGCAATTAAGCAAGAGGGCGATATTTCTTATGTCGAGATAACGGCAACAGAAGGTGGAAGCCGGGGGGCTATTATTGCTTCCAGCACAGCTGCCAAAACAGTCGGACTAAAGGTTCGAACCAATGGTACAGCCAAGTTGGAGATAAATGGATGGTCAGACAGTGCAGTAGTGCTGCCTGATACTAATGGCGAGTGGAAATATGTGATCTTTACCATGAGCGATTATCAGGGTTTAGGCGATGTGATTTATTTTAATGTCACAGGCTCCGGCACCACAGTCGATATCGACCATCTTCATCTGACAGCAGACATACAGTTTACACCTCCTGTTTTCAAGTCAGGCAAAACGACATTGCGTTTATTCGGTTATGTCGGGTCTCAGGCAACACTCCAATATGATTTCTCGGCAACCGATGCGGGACAAGGTGATACCGTGACCTATAAGATGGATAACAAGCCCGAGGGTGCTCAGTTCGATGAGGACACCGGCGAATTTTCCTGGCAGCCCCAGCAGACGGGAACGTATCCCATCGTTGTGAGTGCGACGGACGGAACCTCCGTAACGGCAAGGAATGTCAGTATTACAGTAGGCAATAATCGAGAAGCCGCGGTAGAGGGCGCTATTGCTTCTTACGATCAGGAGACAAGCTATATTTCAGCATCACTGGATATTTACAATTCAAGGTATACAGATGTGTTGGATTCGTTGTCCAGCGCATCGGATGATGAATTTTACCAAAAATTAATTCATTTGAACGAGGCAGTTCAAGGTCTTCAGTTATTGACGCCTTTAATGCAGGACGGAAGTATGAATTATCTGGATATGGTCAGTTTTTCAACCTTTGGCACTCAACTTGCCAATCTTATGGATGGGAAACCTGATAGCTTTGCCGGTTATTATTTGGCAGAAAATCTGGGCTACACAATGGATTTTGGCACTGGCTTCAGAGTGTCAGCCGATGCATTTGAGCTTCAGGTAAGAGCAAGCTTCCCAGAGCGTATTAGTGGCGTTACCTTCTTCGGCTCAAATGATAAAGAAAACTGGAGCCGCCTCACGCCTGGTTTAACAGAGATGAACGAGGACATGCAACGGCTTGAGGTAGCAGAAGAGTTCCGGGATCAGCAGTTCCGGTTCATCAAGGTTCAAATGATTGATCGGGTAGGGGGCTCCGTGGGGATCGAACTATCCGAGCTTCGAATTTTTGGCGAGCGTCACGAGTTAATTAACAAGCTGGAGTTGGTGTCGATCACCTCCCCTCAGAACGTGCTCAAACGAATTGTAATGGGCAACAACATAGAATTGAAATTTAAGACATCCGAGTCGATTCAAGACGTAAGGGTTCAAATTCAGAATCTGGATGTTGAAGCGACAACAAGCGATAATATCAACTGGACAGCGCAAATGATTGCTGGTTCGAATGTAGAACCGGGTAAATTGAAGTTTAGCATCAACTACAAGACGGCGGGCGGTCTTGATGGCGCTGAAACTATCTTTACTACGGATGATTCTTTCCTGATTCTTGCAGATGAGACAGAGCTACTGGACGATATTCTCGAAATCGCTGATCTGAAGGACTCTAGCTTAAGAAATCCGACGGATCTCCTAAACCATGCCAAGATGTTATTTGATGGGGATCCGGACAGCCTAACCGATTTCCGCGTCGGCGGAAACGGAGCTGGCGGATTCATCACGTTTGACTTTAAGCTCGGAGGGCAGGCCAGGCTGTCGAAGGTAGAAATACTGGCAAGGCAGGATAACAACTTTGGCAGAGTGAATGGAGTCGTCGTTCAAGGCTCTAATGACAATACAACCTGGACGAATATTTCCCAACCGGCGATAGGTATTCGGGATTGGCAGACCTTGATGATAACGAGCAACGAGCCCTATCGATATATCCGGATTTTCAATGGTAACAACTGGTTTGGCAATATGTCGGAATTAAGACTGCATGGCAAAGTTACGGTATCCATCGATGTTCTCATAGCGGATGCTGACAGCATTGCGTCCGATCAATTTACCAAGGGCAGCTACTACCTGTTCAGTCAGGAAGTAAGCCGGATCAAAGCGCAACTGGAGAAACCTGAACGCGATGAGGAGCTGCTTATTTACGATATTAAGAAAGCCAACAGCCTGCTTGTTTCCTACACGGGAGGCGTTGACAAGACGCTGCTAGAGCTGTTCGTTGACAAAGCGGTGGCTGCACAAAATGTGGGAATCTATTCATCTGAAAGCCTGCAGTTGCTGCAAACGGCTGTAGAGTCGGCCGATTTGATAGTGGAGAATGCTGATGCCTCCCAAGAGGATGTAGATGAGGCGAGCGACTCTATGCAGGATGCACTGGAAAGTCTGGAATATATGCCGGGCATGCCAGTGTTGGAGGGACTTGAGGATCTGACAGTTAACGCAGAGCAATCGGTTGTCTTCACCGTTGAGGCGGTAAATGCAGCAGAGGTTGTATATGGAGTCATCGGTGATCTGCCAGCAGGAGCATCCTTCAATGCGCAGACCGGAGCCTTCACATGGACACCTGCCAGGGAGCAAGGCGGCACACATGATATAACCTTCTCAGCGGCTGTCGGGGAATTGTCTTCTTCCAGGACGATCACCATCACGGTCAAAGGCCAGCCGGCATTAAACCCTGTCGGACCTGTTGAGCGAACAACGCGGGCACGGGAGTTATTGACTTATGAGGTGAGTGCAACCGATCCGACAGGAGGAACGCTAGTATACAGTGCCGCCGGATTGCCGTTCGGCGCTAAGCTTGATGCCAAGACAGGCGTATTCACTTGGACGCCGGCACAAACAGATTACGGCATTCATCAGGTAACCTTTACGGTTAGCAATACAAAGTTTTCCGTCAGCCAGACATTAATTTTAAATGTGGAGCTCCATATATTTGCTTCCGCTGACTTTACAAAAGGCAGCTACTATCTGTATGAGGAGAAGGCGGAACGAATTGAATCGGAAATCGGGCAGCCTGGAGCGAATAAGCAACAGCTTTTAACTGAGCTGGAGCAGGCTGAAGGATTGCTTGTTAGGAAACCTCTGTCGCTATATTCGTTAGATGGGAATCTGGATAATACATTCGGCTCAACTGCCGGAGTTGCCTTCGGCTCGCCGTCTTACGTGGAAGGAAAGACCAGCCAGGCCATTCAATTGAACGGCTCGAATCAATACGTTCAGCTGCCAGCGAGCCATGCGCTGGCCAACTATGATGAAATTACGCTGGCCACATGGGTGTATTGGGACTTAAACGGCCAGTGGCAGCGTATATTCGACTTTGGCAACGGCACCAATCAATATCTGTTCCTGACACCGCGATCGGGCGATAACACTTTGCGATTTGCCATCAAGAACGGCGGTGCAGAGCAATTTGTGCAAACCTCGCAGTTGGTGACCAATCAATGGGTACATGTGGCGGTAACGTTAGGGAACAACAATGCCAAGCTGTTTGTCAACGGTGAGGAGAAAGCTTCAGCTGGCATGACAATCAAGCCGAGAGATTTCAAGCCTAGCTTAAATTATATTGGCAAGAGCCAATTTGCGGACCCGCTGTTCAGCGGCAAGCTTGATGAATTTGTTATTTACAACAGGGCATTGAGCACTGAAGAAATAGGCGAGTTGTATAACGGCAATGTGAAATGGCGTGATGACTCCCTGCTGGAGCTGCTTCTGACGGATGCGGCAGATCATGATCTCGAGTGGTATACGGAAGACAGCTGGGCAGCTCTTCAAGTTGCCATAGCCGAAGCGCAGCAACTGTTGGAATCCGCCGGCAGCACACAGCAGCAAATTGATGAGGCCTCCGATAGCATGCAGCAAGCTTTGGAACAATTGGCGCTTATACCGTCTATCGTCGGTCTGGATACAGTGGAAGTTGTGACTGTAGTGGGAATTCCTCCGGAACTGCCGAGTATGGTCAATGCAGTTTACAACACCGAGGCGGTGGTATCCGTTCAGGTAGTATGGAATTCCATCGACCCTGTTCTATATAGCACTCCGGGAAGCTTCAGCATTACGGGAGTCGTGGACGGAACACTGCTTCCGGTAATCGCACATGTTACAGTCCTAGACCCTGATGCATCATTGCCTCCGACGAATCTGTATGCATCAGACATCACCGCCGATTCCATGGTGCTTAACTGGACCGCATCAGGGGGCAATGTGGCTGTGATAGGGTATGATATCCTCACAGATGGACAGCTGTCAGGAACAGTGACTGGTTCCACGTACAATTATAATCTCTCAGACCTTGAGCCGAATACCTCTTATACATTCAAAGTGGTGGCCGTTGACGAGGCGGGGAACAGGACGCCAAGCGCAGAATACACGACGAAGACCCTGTCGTCCCTGGATCAGGTGCCGCCGACAGCTCCGACTGGTTTGACAGCGGGTACCATCACCGCCAACTCCTTGGTGCTTGGATGGACCGCATCAATAGATGATGTGGGAGTCGTCCGTTATGACGTGTATCAAGGAGATAACAAAGCGGGAAGCGTAACGGGCAGCACGTACAGCTACAGTGTTACCGGCCTTGCCGCCAGCACCTCCTATACGTTCAAGGTAATTGCTTTTGACGCAGCAGAGAACCATTCAGCCAGTGAGCCCTACACGGTGATGACAGCTTCGGCGCCTCAACAGGATAGCGGAATCGGAAGCACTGCACCGCCGATATCACGGCAGGAAGAGCCGATTGTAGAAGGCAACCAAATTAAGGTGAAGCCTGTTGTGAAAGAAGGGGCAGCGCAGGCGGTTTTGAGCTCAGAGAGCTTGAACAAAGCGATTGCCAATGCAATGCAGAGCAAGGAACAGACTTTGCTGATCATTTTGAAATCAGAGGAGCAGGCTTCATCCATCAAAGTGGAGCTTCCGTCGGATGCATGGCTTAAGGCCAAGCAGGAAGGTATCAAGTCAATTGTTATCGAATCCGGTTTGGTATCATTCACAATTGCCATTGATGCCATCACCGTTCTTCCGGATCAAGCTAAACTGACCTTAACTATTGAAGCAGTGGATATTTCTGAGTTACCCGCTTCCCTATCTGAAGCTCTCAAGGATAAGCCTGTTTACGACTTCAGCCTTTCAATCGACGGTCAGAGCACCGGGGCTTTCAAGGGAGACAAAGCAGTAGAGGTGCGTATTCCGTATCTCCCTAATGTTGATGAGCAAATCAGTAGTCTGGTGGCAGCTTATATCAATGATCTGGGCCACTTGGAAATCGTACGCAACTCTAAGTTTGACGCCAAAGCAGGAGTTCTTGTTTTCTATGCCAAGCATTTCAGCAAATATGCAATCGTAGCCAATCCGGTGGTTTTCACGGATACGGACTCCTATTCATGGGCGCAAAAAAGCATTAACGCACTTGCAACCCGTCAAATTATTGTCGGTACGGGTGACGGTCAGTTTTCTCCCGAGCGTGCTGTCACGCGGGCTGAATTCCTGAAGATGCTGATGGAGGCTTATGATCTGGTTCAGCCAGGCCACACCGCTACTTATAACGATGTAAAGAGCGGCCAGTGGTATTCCGATGCGGTCGCAACAGCGCAAGCAATAGGAATTGTCAGTGGATATGAGGATGGCAGCTTCGGTCTGAATCGAGCGATTACCCGCGAAGAAATGGCTGTAATAGCCGTTCGTGTTCTAACAGCGGCGGGAATTGAACTGGAGAAGACACGCGAAGCCGTTCTCTTCAAGGACGCTAACCAAATCGCCGATTACGCTGCGGCAGCGGTTCGGATTTTGGGTGAAGCAGGCTTCATCGAAGGCAAAGGCGCCAACAGCTTTGCTCCCAAGGCACAAACAATCCGAGCAGAAGCGGCTACACTAATTGCCAACATGTTGGGCTTGAATTAA
- a CDS encoding ABC transporter ATP-binding protein, producing the protein MKTAWRVLLGARKYWPQLGIGFVGVVMATFAGFYLPWALRSLTQLATEGSSQFAAEALKIGLLLLGATCLQAIGTSLAGYMNHYAALHYVADLRTRLYSKYQQMSLRYFHRSRTGDLTGRVVNDAMEAEIFIAHAIPDFIINGLTFIGVSILLLTINVKLALISLITIPLLLAITVWQSKRLSPLWGENSKVRGEIAGKVQENLSGMKEIQIFNRQEEERGNVSRLAMKHTKTYLRASLFYETSVPLLAFVTALGTVFVVILGGRLMATGEVSIADIIGFIAYLGMFYQPIKSFSSLVEMAGRAAAGLKRVYDVLEEEEDIQEKRNAVSLPRVHGEISFQDVTFVYQDGAPVLERLNLTIDPGKTVALVGTTGVGKTTLASLVNRFYDPQAGSIRVDGIDIRDVTLSSLRDNISMVLQDTFLFDGSVYDNIAYGWADATEKDVIAAAKAAKAHDFIAQMEQGYDTVIGERGVRLSGGQKQRLSIARAILRNAPILILDEATSALDTKTEQEIQQALDEISKDRTTLVIAHRLSTIRHADQIVVLKGTEIAEMGTHEELLRSGGIYARLYATQAS; encoded by the coding sequence ATGAAAACCGCATGGCGTGTTCTGCTGGGCGCACGGAAATACTGGCCTCAGTTAGGCATTGGATTTGTCGGTGTCGTAATGGCCACGTTTGCCGGATTTTATTTGCCCTGGGCGCTCCGCTCATTGACACAATTGGCGACTGAAGGTAGCAGTCAGTTTGCCGCAGAAGCGCTGAAGATTGGTTTGTTGCTGCTTGGAGCTACCTGTCTGCAAGCCATCGGAACATCACTGGCAGGCTATATGAACCATTATGCTGCACTTCATTATGTGGCGGATTTACGAACAAGATTGTATAGCAAATATCAGCAGATGAGCTTGCGATATTTCCATCGAAGCCGGACGGGTGACTTGACCGGGCGCGTTGTGAATGATGCGATGGAAGCGGAAATTTTCATTGCCCATGCCATTCCTGACTTTATCATCAACGGACTGACCTTTATCGGAGTAAGCATCCTGCTCTTGACGATCAATGTGAAGCTGGCACTGATCAGTTTGATCACGATTCCGTTGCTGCTTGCGATCACGGTATGGCAAAGCAAGCGCTTGTCGCCGCTGTGGGGAGAGAATTCCAAGGTGCGGGGAGAAATCGCTGGCAAGGTGCAGGAAAACTTGTCGGGCATGAAGGAAATCCAAATTTTCAATCGGCAGGAGGAGGAGCGGGGCAACGTTTCTCGTCTGGCTATGAAACATACGAAGACCTATTTGCGCGCTAGTCTGTTCTATGAAACCTCTGTGCCGTTGTTGGCATTTGTGACCGCGCTCGGTACCGTGTTTGTCGTGATACTGGGCGGCAGATTGATGGCAACAGGCGAGGTAAGCATTGCTGATATCATCGGGTTCATCGCCTACCTGGGTATGTTTTATCAACCGATAAAGTCCTTTTCCAGCTTGGTGGAGATGGCCGGACGAGCTGCCGCTGGCCTTAAACGGGTATATGATGTGCTGGAAGAAGAGGAAGACATACAGGAGAAGCGAAACGCAGTCAGTTTGCCGCGTGTACATGGAGAGATCTCCTTTCAAGATGTTACATTCGTTTATCAAGATGGTGCGCCTGTACTAGAAAGGCTGAACTTGACCATTGATCCCGGAAAGACGGTGGCGCTTGTAGGCACAACCGGCGTAGGAAAGACGACATTGGCCAGTCTCGTTAACCGATTCTACGACCCGCAGGCCGGTTCAATTCGAGTGGATGGCATCGATATTCGTGATGTGACGCTCTCCAGCCTGCGTGACAATATCTCGATGGTGCTGCAGGATACCTTCCTGTTTGATGGCTCGGTGTATGACAATATCGCTTATGGATGGGCGGACGCGACCGAGAAAGATGTGATTGCCGCAGCGAAAGCGGCTAAAGCGCATGATTTTATAGCACAGATGGAGCAAGGCTACGATACGGTGATTGGTGAACGCGGTGTGCGTCTGTCTGGAGGGCAGAAACAGCGGCTTTCGATAGCACGGGCGATTCTGCGCAATGCACCGATCCTTATTCTGGATGAAGCGACATCGGCGCTTGATACCAAGACCGAGCAAGAGATCCAGCAGGCGCTGGATGAAATATCCAAGGATCGCACAACACTGGTGATTGCCCATCGGCTATCGACGATTCGTCATGCCGACCAGATCGTCGTGCTGAAGGGCACAGAGATTGCCGAGATGGGTACGCATGAGGAACTGCTGCGTAGCGGCGGCATTTATGCACGATTGTATGCGACGCAAGCCTCTTGA
- a CDS encoding ATP-binding protein produces MECITAQQIDIAYNDTLIVKELDLQIPRGQITSIIGPNGCGKSTVLKAVGRLLKTEHGSPERVMTVRTLREVFAIDAEIMLEPRTGRPVYVTYELLRGKRKEQAEDQGFLKAKVQKEAVAT; encoded by the coding sequence ATGGAATGTATTACAGCGCAACAAATCGATATTGCCTATAATGATACACTTATCGTAAAAGAACTGGATTTGCAGATTCCGCGTGGACAGATTACCTCGATTATTGGTCCCAATGGATGCGGCAAATCAACCGTACTAAAGGCAGTCGGTCGGCTGCTCAAGACGGAGCATGGCTCGCCAGAGCGCGTAATGACGGTACGGACGCTGCGTGAGGTGTTTGCCATTGATGCCGAGATTATGCTGGAACCAAGAACAGGGAGACCGGTGTATGTGACGTACGAGTTATTGCGTGGTAAGCGTAAAGAACAAGCGGAGGATCAAGGATTCCTAAAAGCTAAGGTGCAGAAGGAGGCGGTTGCCACATGA